One Neomonachus schauinslandi chromosome 9, ASM220157v2, whole genome shotgun sequence DNA segment encodes these proteins:
- the FRMD6 gene encoding FERM domain-containing protein 6 isoform X2 — MNKLNFHNNRVMQDRRSVCIFLPNDESLNIIINVKILCHQLLVQVCDLLRLKDCHLFGLSVIQNNEHVYMELSQKLYKYCPKEWKKEASKGIDHFGPPMIIHFRVQYYVENGRLISDRAARYYYYWHLRKQVLHSQCVLREEAYFLLAAFALQADLGNFKRNKHYGKYFEPEAYFPSWVVSKRGKDYILKHIPNMHKDQFALTASEAHLKYIKEAVRLDDVAVHYYRLYKDKREIEASLTLGLTMRGIQIFQNLDEEKQLLYDFPWTNVGKLVFVGKKFEILPDGLPSARKLIYYTGCPMRSRHLLQLLSNSHRLYMNLQPVLRHIRKLEENEEKKQYRESYISDSLDLDVDQLEKRSRASGSSAGSGKHRRLSRHSTASHSSSHTSGIEADPKPRDAGPEDSYSGSAVHRKLRTCSSMTSHGSSHTSGVESSGKDRLEEDSQDDEIEMLVDDPRDLEQMNEESLEVSPDMCIYITEDMLMSRKLNGHSGLIVKEIGSSSSSSSETVVKLRGQSTDSLPQTICRKPKTSTDRHSLSLDDIRLYQKDFLRIASLCQDTAQSYTFGCGHELDEEGLYCNSCLAQQCVNIQDAFPVKRTSKYFSLDLTHDEVPEFVV; from the exons gTTAAAATTCTGTGTCACCAGTTGCTGGTCCAGGTGTGTGACCTACTCAGGCTAAAGGACTGTCACCTGTTTGGACTCAGTGTTATACAAA ATAATGAACATGTCTATATGGAGTTGTCGCAAAAGCTGTATAAATATTGtccaaaagaatggaagaaagaagccagcaAG GGTATTGACCATTTTGGACCTCCTATGATCATTCACTTCCGCGTGCAGTACTATGTGGAAAATGGCAGATTGATCAG tgACAGAGCAGCAAGATACTATTATTACTGGCACCTGAGAAAACAAGTGCTTCATTCTCAGTGTGTGCTCCGAGAAGAGGCCTATTTCCTGCTGGCCGCCTTTGCCCTGCAGGCTGATCTTGGGAACTTCAAAAGGAATAAGCACTACGGAAAGTACTTTGAGCCAGAGGCTTACTTCCCATCCTGG GTTGTTTCCAAGAGAGGGAAGGACTACATCCTGAAGCACATTCCAAACATGCACAAAGATCAGTTTGCACTGACAGCTTCCGAGGCTCATCTTAAATACATCAAAGAGGCAGTCCGGCTGGATGATGTTGCTGTGCATTACTACAGATTGTATAAG gaTAAAAGGGAAATTGAAGCTTCTTTGACCCTTGGGTTGACCATGCGGGGAATACAGATTTTTCAG AATTTAGATGAAGAGAAACAGTTACTTTATGATTTCCCCTGGACAAATGTTGGAAAGTTGGTGTTTGTg GGTAAGAAATTTGAGATTTTGCCAGATGGCTTGCCCTCGGCCAGGAAGCTCATCTACTACACGGGGTGCCCCATGCGTTCCCGACACCTCCTGCAGCTCCTCAGCAACAGCCACCGTCTCTACATGAATCTGCAGCCTGTGTTGCGCCACATCCGGAAGCTGGAGGAGAACGAAG AGAAGAAGCAGTACCGGGAGTCTTACATCAGTGACAGCCTGGACCTCGACGTGGACCAGCTGGAAAAGCGGTCCCGGGCCAGCGGGAGCAGCGCGGGCAGCGGGAAGCACAGGCGCCTGTCCCGGCACTCCACCGCCAGCCACAGCAGCTCCCACACCTCGGGCATCGAGGCGGACCCCAAGCCCCGGGACGCGGGGCCGGAGGACAGCTACTCCGGCAGCGCGGTCCACCGCAAGCTGAGAACCTGCAGCTCCATGACCAGCCACGGCAGCTCGCACACCTCCGGAGTGGAGAGCAGCGGCAAGGACCGGCTCGAGGAGGACTCGCAGGACGACG AAATAGAGATGCTGGTCGATGACCCCAGGGACCTGGAGCAGATGAATGAAGAGTCTCTGGAAGTCAGCCCAGACATGTGCATCTATATCACTGAGGACATGCTCATGTCGCGGAAGCTGAATGGACACTCTG GGTTGATTGTGAAAGAAATCGGTTCTTCTAGCTCCAGCTCCTCAGAAACCGTTGTCAAGCTTCGCGGCCAGAGCACTGATTCTCTTCCGCAG ACTATATGTCGGAAACCAAAGACCTCCACCGATCGACACAGCCTGAGCCTTGATGACATCAGACTTTACCAGAAAGACTTCTTGCGCATTGCAAGTCTATGTCAAGACACTGCTCAGAGCTACACTTTTGGGTGTGGCCACGAACTGGATGAGGAAGGCCTCTACTGCAACAGCTGCTTGGCTCAGCAGTGTGTCAACATCCAAGATGCTTTTCCAGTCAAAAGAACCAGCAAGTACTTTTCTCTGGATCTCACTCATGATGAAGTTCCAGAGTTTGTTGTATAA
- the FRMD6 gene encoding FERM domain-containing protein 6 isoform X1: MNKLNFHNNRVMQDRRSVCIFLPNDESLNIIINVKILCHQLLVQVCDLLRLKDCHLFGLSVIQNNEHVYMELSQKLYKYCPKEWKKEASKVRQYEVTWGIDHFGPPMIIHFRVQYYVENGRLISDRAARYYYYWHLRKQVLHSQCVLREEAYFLLAAFALQADLGNFKRNKHYGKYFEPEAYFPSWVVSKRGKDYILKHIPNMHKDQFALTASEAHLKYIKEAVRLDDVAVHYYRLYKDKREIEASLTLGLTMRGIQIFQNLDEEKQLLYDFPWTNVGKLVFVGKKFEILPDGLPSARKLIYYTGCPMRSRHLLQLLSNSHRLYMNLQPVLRHIRKLEENEEKKQYRESYISDSLDLDVDQLEKRSRASGSSAGSGKHRRLSRHSTASHSSSHTSGIEADPKPRDAGPEDSYSGSAVHRKLRTCSSMTSHGSSHTSGVESSGKDRLEEDSQDDEIEMLVDDPRDLEQMNEESLEVSPDMCIYITEDMLMSRKLNGHSGLIVKEIGSSSSSSSETVVKLRGQSTDSLPQTICRKPKTSTDRHSLSLDDIRLYQKDFLRIASLCQDTAQSYTFGCGHELDEEGLYCNSCLAQQCVNIQDAFPVKRTSKYFSLDLTHDEVPEFVV, from the exons gTTAAAATTCTGTGTCACCAGTTGCTGGTCCAGGTGTGTGACCTACTCAGGCTAAAGGACTGTCACCTGTTTGGACTCAGTGTTATACAAA ATAATGAACATGTCTATATGGAGTTGTCGCAAAAGCTGTATAAATATTGtccaaaagaatggaagaaagaagccagcaAGGTACGACAATACGAAGTCACTTGG GGTATTGACCATTTTGGACCTCCTATGATCATTCACTTCCGCGTGCAGTACTATGTGGAAAATGGCAGATTGATCAG tgACAGAGCAGCAAGATACTATTATTACTGGCACCTGAGAAAACAAGTGCTTCATTCTCAGTGTGTGCTCCGAGAAGAGGCCTATTTCCTGCTGGCCGCCTTTGCCCTGCAGGCTGATCTTGGGAACTTCAAAAGGAATAAGCACTACGGAAAGTACTTTGAGCCAGAGGCTTACTTCCCATCCTGG GTTGTTTCCAAGAGAGGGAAGGACTACATCCTGAAGCACATTCCAAACATGCACAAAGATCAGTTTGCACTGACAGCTTCCGAGGCTCATCTTAAATACATCAAAGAGGCAGTCCGGCTGGATGATGTTGCTGTGCATTACTACAGATTGTATAAG gaTAAAAGGGAAATTGAAGCTTCTTTGACCCTTGGGTTGACCATGCGGGGAATACAGATTTTTCAG AATTTAGATGAAGAGAAACAGTTACTTTATGATTTCCCCTGGACAAATGTTGGAAAGTTGGTGTTTGTg GGTAAGAAATTTGAGATTTTGCCAGATGGCTTGCCCTCGGCCAGGAAGCTCATCTACTACACGGGGTGCCCCATGCGTTCCCGACACCTCCTGCAGCTCCTCAGCAACAGCCACCGTCTCTACATGAATCTGCAGCCTGTGTTGCGCCACATCCGGAAGCTGGAGGAGAACGAAG AGAAGAAGCAGTACCGGGAGTCTTACATCAGTGACAGCCTGGACCTCGACGTGGACCAGCTGGAAAAGCGGTCCCGGGCCAGCGGGAGCAGCGCGGGCAGCGGGAAGCACAGGCGCCTGTCCCGGCACTCCACCGCCAGCCACAGCAGCTCCCACACCTCGGGCATCGAGGCGGACCCCAAGCCCCGGGACGCGGGGCCGGAGGACAGCTACTCCGGCAGCGCGGTCCACCGCAAGCTGAGAACCTGCAGCTCCATGACCAGCCACGGCAGCTCGCACACCTCCGGAGTGGAGAGCAGCGGCAAGGACCGGCTCGAGGAGGACTCGCAGGACGACG AAATAGAGATGCTGGTCGATGACCCCAGGGACCTGGAGCAGATGAATGAAGAGTCTCTGGAAGTCAGCCCAGACATGTGCATCTATATCACTGAGGACATGCTCATGTCGCGGAAGCTGAATGGACACTCTG GGTTGATTGTGAAAGAAATCGGTTCTTCTAGCTCCAGCTCCTCAGAAACCGTTGTCAAGCTTCGCGGCCAGAGCACTGATTCTCTTCCGCAG ACTATATGTCGGAAACCAAAGACCTCCACCGATCGACACAGCCTGAGCCTTGATGACATCAGACTTTACCAGAAAGACTTCTTGCGCATTGCAAGTCTATGTCAAGACACTGCTCAGAGCTACACTTTTGGGTGTGGCCACGAACTGGATGAGGAAGGCCTCTACTGCAACAGCTGCTTGGCTCAGCAGTGTGTCAACATCCAAGATGCTTTTCCAGTCAAAAGAACCAGCAAGTACTTTTCTCTGGATCTCACTCATGATGAAGTTCCAGAGTTTGTTGTATAA